A region of Drosophila suzukii chromosome 2L, CBGP_Dsuzu_IsoJpt1.0, whole genome shotgun sequence DNA encodes the following proteins:
- the Snx1 gene encoding sorting nexin-2, with protein sequence MEVESPEHTRDFAEVDINNGAAGSGSEDEEEEVPAPGSVTLDRNESDLFVSALSPSSIGDVHPLQEVLTDDGDYFISIVVSDPQKIGDGMGSYLAYKVTTKTNISKFKRSEFSTLRRFSDFLGIHDLLVGKYMRLGRIIPPAPSKNIIGSTKVKISPQQGEPGTPMTQEWVEIRRAALERFVHRTAQHPVLRVDLDFMNFLESDQELPRSVNTSALSGAGVIRLFNKVGETVNKITYKMDENDPWFDDKITEVESLDANLQKLHNAMKSLVTSRRELSLLTGLVAKSAAMLSTCEEHTGLSRALSNLADVEEKIELLRSEQANSDFFILAEFIKDYLGLFGAIKCIFHERVKAFQNWQYAQMQLSKRRENRGRFELANRADKLDQAQQEVDEWQGKVQRCQQQFDDISAEIKREMERFELTRVKDFKVNIIKYIEDQMAHQQQIVSYWEAFAPFARDIV encoded by the exons ATGGAGGTGGAAAGCCCGGAACACACGCGCGACTTCGCCGAGGTGGACATCAACAATGGGGCGGCGGGCTCGGGATCGgaggacgaggaggaggaggtgccagCGCCGGGCAGCGTAACCCTGGATCGCAACGAAAGTGATCTTTTTGTGTCCGCCCTGAGTCCCAGCAGCATCGGAGATGTCCAC CCACTGCAGGAAGTGCTCACCGACGATGGCGactacttcatcagcattgTGGTCTCGGATCCCCAGAAAATAGGCGATGGCATGGGCTCCTATTTGGCCTACAA GGTGACGACCAAAACGAACATTTCCAAATTCAAGCGCAGCGAGTTCAGCACCCTGCGTCGCTTCAGCGATTTCCTGGGCATCCACGATCTGCTAGTGGGCAAGTACATGCGGCTGGGACGCATCATACCGCCGGCGCCCTCCAAGAACATCATCGGCAGCACCAAGGTCAAAATTAGCCCGCAGCAGGGCGAGCCGGGCACCCCCATGACCCAGGAGTGGGTGGAGATCCGCCGAGCGGCTCTGGAGCGATTTGTCCATCGCACCGCCCAGCATCCGGTGCTGCGCGTCGACCTGGACTTCATGAACTTCCTGGAGAGTGACCAGGAGCTGCCGCGTTCCGTGAACACCTCGGCTCTCAGCGGAGCCGGCGTGATCCGTCTGTTCAACAAAGTTGGCGAGACGGTGAATAAGATCACCTACAAAATGGATGAAAACGATCCGTGGTTCGACGACAAGATCACAGAGGTGGAGAGCCTGGATGCCAATCTGCAGAAACTGCACAATGCCATGAAATCCCTGGTCACCTCGCGGCGGGAGCTGTCGCTGCTTACCGGTTTGGTGGCCAAGTCGGCGGCCATGCTGAGCACCTGTGAGGAGCACACTGGACTCTCGAGGGCGCTTTCCAACCTGGCGGACGTGGAGGAGAAAATCGAGCTGCTGCGCTCCGAGCAGGCTAACTCGGACTTCTTCATTCTGGCCGAGTTCATCAAGGACTACTTGGGCCTGTTCGGGGCCATCAAGTGTATTTTCCACGAGCGCGTCAAGGCTTTTCAAAATTGGCAGTACGCGCAAATGCAGTTATCCAAGCGGCGGGAAAACCGCGGACGCTTTGAGCTGGCCAACAGGGCGGATAAGCTAGATCAGGCCCAGCAGGAAGTGGACGAG tGGCAGGGAAAGGTGCAGCGCTGTCAGCAGCAGTTCGACGACATTTCGGCAGAAATTAAGCGCGAAATGGAGCGATTCGAATTGACCAGAGTTAAAGACTTTAAAGTGAACATTATCAAGTATATAGAAGACCAAATGGCGCATCAGCAACAG ATCGTCAGCTATTGGGAGGCCTTTGCTCCGTTTGCCCGCGACATTGTTTAA
- the LOC108009156 gene encoding lipase 3: MLSGVLTILAIVVLAGAIEDFDPFIDIPFKRIKTSAERIEEHGYPAESHFAETPDGYVLNLFRIPHSPRLNNAGESPRPVVLIMHGLFSCSDCFLLNGPEDALPFNYADAGYDVWLGNARGNIYSRNNTRLDVRHPYFWKFSSHEIGAIDLPTTIDYILDLTGQQALHYVGHSQGCTAFFVMGSYRPEYNAKIKTAHMLAPPVYMGNTTEGLIVSTAPYFGHHGIGSTLLENQVLLPQNAFVQRLLDTTCSNRPIMLSYCKTLAMLWGGPEIGNLNKTLLPQIAETHPAGVSSNQAIHYIQSFASNEFRLYDWGSRKNLKYYGAEEPPAYDLTKITSELYLYYGLSDGSANKKDITRLPDQLPNLALLYEVPDPTWGHLDFIFATEVKKVINDMVVDHTKAYDAEDSERE; this comes from the exons ATGCTGAGTGGAGTGCTTACCATTCTAGCCATTGTGGTTTTAGCAGGAGCTATAGAGGATTTTGATCCTTTTATAGATATACCCTTTAAGAGGATTAAGACTTCG GCGGAGCGCATCGAGGAGCATGGCTATCCGGCCGAGTCGCATTTTGCGGAGACCCCGGACGGCTATGTGCTGAATCTGTTCCGCATCCCGCACTCCCCGAGGCTAAACAATGCCGGGGAATCCCCCCGACCGGTGGTGCTCATCATGCACGGACTGTTCAGCTGCTCCGATTGCTTCCTGCTCAATGGACCGGAGGATGCGCTGCCGTTTAACTACGCGGATGCCGGCTACGATGTCTGGCTGGGCAATGCCCGCGGCAATATCTACTCGAGGAACAACACCAGGCTGGATGTGAGGCACCCGTACTTCTGGAAGTTCAGCTCGCACGAGATTGGCGCCATCGATCTGCCCACCACGATTGACTATATCTTGGATCTCACGGGACAGCAGGCCCTGCACTATGTGGGTCACTCCCAGGGCTGCACTGCCTTCTTCGTGATGGGCTCCTATAGGCCGGAGTATAATGCCAAAATCAAGACGGCTCACATGCTGGCCCCGCCCGTTTACATGGGCAACACCACGGAGGGACTTATCGTGAGCACGGCCCCCTACTTTGGACACCATGGTATTGGATCTACACTTTTGGAGAACCAGGTTTTGCTGCCCCAGAACGCGTTTGTCCAGAGGCTTTTGGACACCACCTGCAGCAATCGACCAATTATGCTCAGCTACTGCAAGACCTTAGCCATGCTCTGGGGAGGTCCCGAAATCGGAAATCTAAATAAG ACCCTACTCCCTCAAATTGCTGAAACCCATCCCGCTGGAGTCTCCTCAAACCAGGCAATTCACTACATTCAGTCCTTCGCCTCAAACGAGTTCCGTTTGTATGATTGGGGAAGCCGCAAGAATTTGAAATACTACGGTGCGGAAGAGCCTCCAGCATATGATCTTACGAAAATTACCTCTGAACTTTATCTGTACTACGGTTTATCGGATGGTTCGGCGAACAAGAAGGATATCACACGACTGCCCGATCAATTACCCAATTTGGCTCTTCTATATGAAGTGCCTGATCCAACTTGGGGACACTTGGACTTTATATTTGCCACAGAGGTCAAGAAGGTTATCAACGATATGGTTGTGGATCATACTAAGGCCTACGACGCGGAGGATTCTGAGAGGGAATAA
- the osi gene encoding electron transfer flavoprotein regulatory factor 1, whose product MSQLRSKVITLYKHLQYLGREYPGLNGPQKFRKQIHDAFMNHKDEQDPKKIVALLAQGRYLAKEVEALYSLKKYRSVKQRYSYND is encoded by the exons ATGTCACAGCTGCGCTCCAAAGTCATTACCCTCTACAAGCAC TTGCAGTACCTGGGACGCGAATATCCCGGCCTGAATGGGCCGCAGAAGTTCAGGAAGCAGATCCACGATGCCTTCATGAACCACAAGGATGAGCAGGATCCCAAGAAGATCGTGGCCCTGCTGGCCCAAGGACGCTACCTGGCCAAGGAGGTGGAGGCCCTGTACTCCCTAAAAAAGTAccggagtgttaagcagcgcTATAGCTACAATGACTAA
- the LOC108021189 gene encoding carbohydrate sulfotransferase 13: MDQLVWLSFCISLGISLLGNFTAGLPFEDGNNNNVKITRRSLELTQTINIQRQEYMQRQCELLGDHAQTLEDLSELQMDHMIVDREHKLLYCYVPKVACTNWKRVLMMLTDKWHNGTDPLQIPGSLAHSVGMFTKLYDLSEAEQQQVLSEEYTRFILVRHPFERLLSAYRNKLEGDSPSARYFQSRVGRQIVKELRPGASNDSLERGDDVSFGEFIQYLVTPELSRANQTDYNEHWEVIAKLCNPCVMKYNVVGKYDTLLDDSALALYLAGANNLTFPTGHKPSSTRANLRTYFDPLPIGAIRKLYDIYEEDFRLFDYALDEVLGFEFG, translated from the exons ATGGATCAACTGGTTTGGCTTTCGTTTTGCATTTCACTTGGCATTTCGCTCCTGGGCAATTTCACTGCTGGCCTGCCGTTCGAGGATGGCAACAATAACAACGTCAAGATCACCCGCCGCAGCTTGGAGCTGACCCAAACCATCAATATCCAGCGGCAGGAGTACATGCAGCGGCAATGCGAACTGCTGGGGGATCACGCGCAAACGCTAGAGGATCTCAGCGAGCTGCAGATGGACCACATGATCGTTGACAGGGAGCACAAGCTGCTGTACTGCTATGTGCCAAAG GTTGCCTGCACGAACTGGAAACGGGTGCTGATGATGCTCACGGACAAGTGGCACAACGGAACCGATCCTCTGCAGATTCCGGGCTCTTTGGCCCACTCAGTGGGGATGTTCACTAAACTGTACGATTTATCCGAGGCGGAACAGCAGCAGGTGCTCAGCGAGGAGTATACACGATTTATATTGGTGCGACATCCCTTCGAGCGGCTGCTGTCCGCCTATAGGAATAAGTTGGAGGGGGATTCCCCCAGTGCCCGGTACTTCCAGTCGCGGGTGGGTCGCCAAATTGTGAAAGAACTGCGGCCGGGTGCAAGTAACGATTCGCTGGAGCGCGGCGACGATGTCAGCTTTGGGGAGTTTATCCAATATCTGGTTACCCCGGAGCTAAGTCGTGCCAATCAGACGGATTACAACGAGCACTGGGAGGTTATAGCCAAGCTGTGCAATCCCTGTGTAATGAAATACAATGTAGTTG GAAAATACGACACTCTGCTGGACGACTCCGCCCTGGCTCTCTACTTGGCTGGTGCCAACAATCTTACATTCCCCACTGGCCACAAGCCATCGAGCACTCGGGCCAATCTGCGCACCTATTTCGATCCCCTTCCCATCGGTGCCATACGCAAGCTGTACGATATCTATGAGGAGGACTTCCGGCTATTTGATTACGCACTGGACGAGGTCCTCGGCTTTGAGTTTGGCTGA